Sequence from the Aromatoleum petrolei genome:
CGCCTTCGAAGCAGCAGGACAGGGTGGCTCGGCCGCCGTGGAAGCCGTCGCGGCTGCTGCGGATTTGGGGCTGACCAGCGTCAAGGGTCGCGAGCTCACCAAGAGCGCGCGCCCCGAACTCGGCGCCGCCAAGATCATTGTCTCCGGCGGCCGCGGTCTGGGCAACAGCGAGAACTACCACAAGCTGCTCGAGCCGCTCGCCGACGCCCTGGGCGCGGCGCTGGGTGCCTCGCGTGCCGCGGTCGACGCGGGCTACGTGCCGAACGACTACCAGGTCGGCCAGACCGGCAAGATTGTCGCGCCGCAGCTCTATATCGCGGTCGGCATCTCGGGCGCGATCCAGCACCTCGCCGGCATGAAGGACTCCAAGGTGATCGTCGCGATCAACAAGGATCCGGAGGCGCCGATCTTCCAGGTGGCGGATTACGGCCTCGTCGGCGATCTGTTCGAAGTCGTGCCGGAGCTGGCCAAAGCCGTCGGCTGAATGCTTTAGAAATATAAAAAAGTTGGACAAGGACTGCGCCCGAATGGGCGCAGTTTCACAATAAGCAGGTCTCGGGAGAAGAACACATGAGTCAATACACTGCGCCGATCCGCGACATGCAGTTCGTCATGCGTGAGCTGGCCGGCCTCGACGAAGTCGCGAAATTGCCCGGCTGCGAGGAAGTGTCCGCGGATCTGGTGGACGCGATCCTCGATGAGGCGAACAAGTTCGCCAGTGGCGTCCTCGCGCCCCTGAACCGGACTGGCGACCAGGAAGGTGCCAGATGGGACAAGGGCGAGGTCCGCACCGCGCCGGGCTGGAAGGAAGCCTACAAGCAGTTTGCCGAAGCCGGCTGGACCGCTCTTGCGTGCGAACCCGAATTCGGCGGCCAGGGGCTTCCCAAGCTTGTCGCGACCGCAGTGATGGAAATGTGGAAGGCCTCGAACATGGCCTTTTCCCTGTGCCCGATGCTGACCAGCGGCGCGATCGAAGCGGTCACGCTCAGTGGCACCGACGAACAGAAGGCAGCGTATCTGCCGAAGATGGTGAGCGGCGAATGGACCGGCACCATGAACCTGACCGAACCGCAGGCCGGTTCCGACCTCGCGGCGGTGCGCACGCGCGCCGAACCGCAGCCTGACGGCACCTACAGGATTTTCGGCCAGAAGATCTTCATCACTTACGGCGAACACGACATGACGGACAACATCGTCCACCTCGTGCTCGCCCGCCTGCCGGACGCCCCGGAAGGCGTGAAGGGCATCTCGCTCTTCGTCGTGCCGAAGTTCCTGCTCAACGCAGACGGCACGCCCGGTGCACGTAACGACGTCCACTGCGTGTCGATCGAACACAAGCTGGGCATTCATGCCAGCCCGACCTGCGTGCTCGCATTCGGCGACCACGGTGGCGCGATCGGTACCCTTGTCGGCGAGGAGAACCGCGGCCTCGAGTACATGTTCATCATGATGAACGAAGCGCGCTTCGCCGTCGGCATGGAAGGCGTGGCCCTGTCCGAGCGTGCCTACCAGCATGCGCTGGCCTATGCCAAGGATCGCGTGCAGGGCACAGAGATGGGCGTGCGCGGCGGCCCGAAGGTGTCGATCATCCATCACCCCGATGTGCGCCGCATGCTGATGTCCATGAAGTCGCAGACCGAGGCCATGCGCGCGCTGGCCTACGTCGTGGCAGCGGCGAACGACGCAGCGCATCGCGATCCGGACGCCGCGGTGCGCGCGGAAAACCAGGCTTTCGTCGACCTCATGATCCCAGTCGTGAAGGGCTGGTCGACCGAGAACTCGATCGACATCGCGTCGACCGGCGTGCAGGTGCACGGCGGCATGGGCTTCATCGAGGAGACCGGTGCGGCGCAGCACCTGCGCGATTCGCGCATCACGACGATCTACGAGGGCACGACCGCGATCCAGGCGAACGACCTCATCGGCCGCAAGACGGCGCGCGAAGGCGGGGTGACCATCAAGGCCCTGATCGCGGAGATGCGCGGCGTGCTCCCCCTGCTCGCCGAAAGGGGTAGCGACGAGTCGTTCGTGGCGATCGGCAAGTCCCTCGAGTCGGGCATCGCCGCACTGGAAGCCGCGGTCGAGTATGTGCTCGCCACCTACGGCAAGGACATCAAGGCCGCTTCCGTGGGCTCGGTGCCTTTCCTCAAGCTTCTCGGCATCGTTGCGGGCGGCTGGCTCATGGCGCGTGCCGCGCTGGTGTCGTCGCAGCGCATCGCCGAAGGCTCCTCGGACGAGTTCTACAAGACCAAGATCGTCACCTCGCGCTTTTACGCCGACCACGTCCTGCCGCAGGCGCAGGCGCTGTCCTACACGGTCGTGAATGGCGCCGCGGGTGCGCTGGCGCTCGACGAAGCGCAGTTCTGACGACGCAGCGGAGGAGGGTGACAGCCCTCCTTCGCGTGTTTCGGGATGAAGTGATGCAAAAAAGGGCCGCCCCGATCACTCGGGGCGGCCCTTTGCGTTTCAGCTCGGGATGCTTACTGGACTTTCGCCTTGGCGCGCAGATCCATGATGTGCTTCTCGATCTTCTGCTGTTGCAGGCGCTGCTCCAGCTGCGGCTTCACTTCCTCGAAGTCGGGTGCCTTCAGGTCGCGCACGTCGTCGAGCTGGATCACGTGATAGCCGAAGTCGCTCTTGACCGGCGTCTCGCTGTACTTGCCCTTCTCGAGCTTGACCATGGCATCGGAGAACGGTTTCACGAACATGCCCGGATTGCTCCAGCCGAGGTCCCCGCCGTTGTCCTTGGAGCCGGGGTCCTTGGACTGCTTGGCCAGCGCGTCGAACTTCTCTCCGGCCTTCAGCTTCGCGATGATCGCCTTGGCTTCGTCCTCGGTCTCGACCAGGACGTGGCGGGGCTTGTATTCCTTGGAGCCCATCTTGCTCTTGACGCTGTCGTATTCCTTCTTCAGGTCGGCGTCAGTGATCGGGTTGGCCTTCACGTAGTCCTGAATATAGGCGCGCAGCAGCACGGCCTGGCGGGCGAGGTCCATCTGGGCCTGCACTTCGCTCTTCTTGTCGATACCCTTCTTTGCGGCCTCCTGGGCCAGAACTTCGCGGCGGATCAGTTCCTCGCGCACTGCGTCGCGGAGCTGCTGGTTGTCCGGAGCGCCCTGGGCACGCTGCTCGTTGAACATCACGTCCGCGCGCGCCGCGGGGATTGCCGTGCCGTTCACCGTGGCGGCCGGGCCGGCCGCATGGGCTGCCTGGCCGATCAGGCCGGCCATGAGACAAAGAGCGAGACGGCTGGGAAAGCGAATCATCAAAGTTCCTTTCTGGTGGGTTGAGTGTTGGCCTCTTCGGCCGTCAGGGCGCGAATGGCGAGGGCATGGATGCGGGTGCGCATCAGCTCGCCCAGCGCGCCGTATATGAGTCGGTGGCGTGCCACCGTATTCTTGCCGATAAATGCGTCCGACACCATCGTCATGCGGTAGTGTCCTCCGCCGCCTTTCGCGCCGGCATGTCCGGCGTGCAGGGCACTTTCGTCCTCGATCTCGATCGAGAGTGGATTCAGCGGCGCGAGCCGGTTCCTGATCTCGTCAATCACGCTCACGGCAGGACCTTCTTGTACGGGCGGACGCTGGTGCGGGCGAACACGCCATTCGCGACGTAGGGGTCTGCTGCGAGCCAGGCTTCGGCTTCGGCCTGCGAGGGGAATTCGGCGATCACGAGGCTGCCGAAGAAGCCGGCCGGGCCGGGGTCTGGCGAGTCGATCGCGGGCATCGGCCCGGCGACAACGAGTCGTCCCTCGTCACGGAGCTTCTCGAGGCGTGCGAGGTGTGCGGGGCGCACGGCCATGCGGACGTCGAGTTGGCCCGGGGCGTCTTCGCCCGTCAGCACGTAAAGCATCAGCTGGTTTCCTCCTGGATGTGTTTGGAGAGGTAGAGGCCCTGTGCCAGGACAAACAGTAGCATCAGGCCCATTCCGCCGAAGAGCTTGAAGTTGACCCAGGCCTCTTCGGAAAAGTTGTAGGCGACGTAAAGGTTGAGGACGCCCATGCTGATGAAGAACGCCGTCCAGGCATGGCTGAGGCGCCCCCATACCGGCTCGGGCAGGCGTACCTGCGCTTCGAGCATCTTGCGGATCAGGTTGCGCCGGAACAGCAGTTCCGAGCCCGCCAGCGTAATGCCGAACAGCCAGTACAGCGCGGTCGGTTTCCACTTGATGAAGGTGGGGTTGTGGAAGAACAGCGTTGCGCCGCCGAACACGACGATGATCGCCAGACTGACCCATAGCATCGTGTCGACTTTGCGGTGCCTGAACCATACCCAGCCGATCTGGCCGATCGTGGCGAGGATTGCGACCGCCGTTGCTATGAGGATCGGTGCCTGTGCAGTCTCGATGCCGTTGCCGAGAATCCTGCTGGCGAGTTCGTGCGCCGCAGCCGGATCGTGTCCTGCGAACTTGTAGGCGGCAAAGAAAAGGATGACGGGAAGCAGGTCGAAAAGAATCTTCATGCGCGGGGATTATAGCGAGTCGGCGCTGCAAGCGGTTCGCTCTACTCGCTTCCAGCCTCGCTGCCGGCGGCGAGCATTCTCCCGCGTCTGGGTCCTTCGAGCGGCAGGTGGATGACGGCGCGCAGGCCGCCGCCGCTCCGGGCACGCAGTTCGAGACGGCCCTCGTGGGAGGCGACGATGCGTTCGACGATCGCGAGGCCGAGGCCTGCGCCCTTGGTATTCGAGCGGGCCGTCTCGAGGCGGGTGAATGGATGGCGCATGCGGTCCATGTCCGCCTCGGGAATGCCCGGGCCACGGTCGGCAACCTCGATCAGGGCTTCGTCGCCGCGGCTCGAGAGGATGAGGCCGATCGGGCTTTCCTCGCCCGCATAGCGCACGGCATTGTCGATCAGGTTGCGGACCGCGCGCCGAAGCGGCAGGGTGCGCACGGGTGCGGAGAGGCTTGGCGGCGTGTCGAGGTGCACCTTGATGCCGCGCAGCCGATAGGGTTCGGCGATGTCGGCGAGCAGGCCGACGAGGTCTTCAAGCTGGAGGGGCTCCTGCGGCTCGCCGCGGCCGAAATCGAGGAACTGGCCGATGATGCGGTCCATCTCCTCGACGTCGGTGACCATCGCTCGGACATCGGTTTCGGGGGCGCCGGACATCTCGATGCCGAGCCGCAGGCGTGCAAGGGGAGTGCGCAGGTCATGCGAAACACCGGCGAGGATCAGGGCGCGGTCGGCGTCGGTGCGGGCGAGGTCGCCGGCCATCTGGTTGAATGCCCGTGCAACGGTGGCGATCTCCAGCGGCCCGTTCTCGGGCAGGTGCGGCGGGGTGCGCCCGCTGCCGACGACGCGTGCCGAGCGAGCCAGGTTGCGCAGCGGGACGCCGATGCGCGAAACGATCATGTAGGCACCGATCAGCGCGGCGAGGAGCGCGCCGCCGCCCCATACGAGCCATTCCAGGGCGCCGGTCTGCTCCAGCCGTTCCGACGGGAGCATCAGCCAGAAGTCCTGTTCGTCGTCGGGGTCGAGACGGAAACTCACCCAGAAACCGTCCAGCGCCTTCCAGCGCGAGGCGAATCGGGTGTGGGTGCCGAGTTGGCGGCGGACCTCGTCAGTCAGCAGCCGCATGCCGCGGGTGTTGGGCAGTGGCTCGAGCTCGTCGCTTGGTTCGGCCGGGTAAATGCGCATGCCTTCCAGCGCGGCGAGTTCGATCAGCAGTTCGGTGCGCCGCTCGACTTCGGCATTGATGAGCGCCGCGCGCGTGAGGTTCACCACGCTGGCGACCATCTGCGCAAGGCGGCGTGCGCGCGCCGGCTCCTCGAAATGGCTGAAGATCTGCGACCAGGTCGCGAGCGCGAGGGTAAGGAGCAGGGCAATAAGGAAGAAGGTCTGCCACAGGAGCGTGCGCGGCAGGAGCCGCGCGATGCGCGACTCCTGGCCGGGGGCCGCCGAAGCCTCCCCCGCTTCCGACACGGACAGCTCAGGCTTCGTTGGCAGGCTTCGATTCATCCGGCACGAATACGTATCCGAAGCCCCACACAGTCTGGATGTAGCGCGGTTTGGCGGGGTCTTCCTCGACGAGCTTGCGCAGGCGGCTCACCTGCACGTCGATCGCGCGGTCGAAGACCCCGTATTCACGGCCTCGCGCCAGTTCCATGAGCTTGTCGCGGGACAGCGGCTGGCGCGGATGCTGGAGCAGGACCTTGAGCAGGGAGAACTCGCCGGTGGTCAGCGAGATCTCCTCGCCGTCGCGAACGAGCGAACGCACGCCGAGGTTGACCTGCACGTTGCCGAACTTGACGACTTCATCCTCGATCGTCGGCGCTCCGGGCAGCGTCGGCGGTTGCCGGCGCATCACCGCGTGGATGCGGGCGACGAGCTCGCGCGGATTGAACGGCTTGGCGAGGTAGTCGTCGGCGCCCATCTCTAGGCCGATGATGCGGTCGACGTCGTCGCCTTTGGCCGTGAGCATGATGATGGGGATGGCGTTCTGGTCGCCCCGCAGGCGGCGACAGATGGCGAGACCGTCTTCGCCGGGAAGCATCAGGTCCAGCACCATCACGTCGTAATGCTCGCGGTGCAGGGCACGATCCATGGACGCAGCGTCCACGACGGCCTTGACGGTGAAGCCCTGTTCCTGGAGGTAACGCGACAACAGTTCGCGGAGGCGAGCGTCGTCGTCGACCAGCAATACTCGATATCGGATCTTGGTGTTCATGGTGCGAATCCTATCCGGTTACATTTTCGCGTGCCAGCGCCGGACCCGAAGATTGGCGGGTAACGGGTAACGTTTCGTAAGGGCTTGGGAAATACGCAACACGCCCTTACACGTTGGCCTCTAAATCTTCCTCCGAGAGCGCCGTAAATACCAATACAAGGGTATGGTTTCATCGTCCGAAAGTGCAATGCCTACTCCGCCCGCAGCGATCATGGAAAACAGCAGTTCAACTTCCTGTACGGCATGTTCACCCTGTGACCGCGGGTCGCAGGGGCAACAAGCTCGACGTCGGGCGACGGGGATCCTGACTTTCCTGTTCGCCCTTGCGTCGACACTTGCTGCCGGCCCCGGCTTCGCTCGCGAAAGTCCGCCGTCGCACGCGGTCAAGGAAAGCGTAACGTCTCAAGGGCATGCAAGCACACGGGAGAAACGGCGCGCCGAGCTGCGCCGTGCGCTCATGAGCGGCCCTGAAGCCCCACGCCCTGTCGCGCCGGAGCCGCGACGACTGTCTCGCGAGCAGCGCGAGACACTCTACCAGGAGCTGCGGCAGGCGATGCGCGATGCGGATCGCCCGCGCAGCGTGACGGAGCGCTGAGCGGAGCTCGTCCGCGTTTCCGCGGCATGCATACCCGTTGCGGGCGCTGCGCAGATGGGCCGCTGCCGGTAAAATGGGCGGCTTATGAAAATCCTCTCGATCGAGACCTCGTGCGAGCACGCGAGCGTCGCCCTGTTGTTCGACGGCGAGACCGTGGAACGAAGCCTGGAAGGGCATTCGAATCATTCCGAACGCCTGCTGCCCACCCTGAAGATGCTGCTGTCCGAGGCCGGGATTGCGCTGGGTGCGCTCGACGCGGTCGCGTTCGGGGCCGGGCCAGGAGCCTTTACGGGCTTACGCCTCGCGTGCGGGGTGGCGCAGGGACTGGCGATGGGGGCAGATCTCGGGGTCGCGCCGATCTGCAGCCTCGAGGCGCTGGCGTTGCAGGGTTCGGGGGATGACATCTATGTCGCGACCGATGCCCGCATGGGTGAGGTGTACTCGGCGGCCTGTCGGTTCGTCGGCGGACTCCCCGTCATGCTTGCCCCGCCGACGTGCTGCCCGCCCGAAATGCTGGCATTGCCTGCCGGAGGGCGGTGGACCGGAATCGGATCGGCCTTTGCAGTCTATGGCGATCGCATTCCGCGCGAGGTGCTCGATCGGCTGGACCCTTTGCAGGGGGGGGCAGTGCCGCGCGCGTCAGATGTCGCGAGACTGGCGATGCGCATGGTCGAAGGCGGGATACTGGTCGCCGCCGATATCGCCGCGCCACTGTATGTGCGGGACAAGGTTGCGCTGACGACTGCCGAGCGCCTTGCGCGCGGAGGGCGGGCGTGAGCGGGGGATTCGCCTTCGTGCCCATGACGGACGCGGATCTGCCGTGGGTGGTTGAGAACGAGCGCGAACTGCATGCGTTTCCGTGGAGCGAAGGCAATTTCGCGGATTCCCTGCGCGCGGGCTACAACTGCTGGGTGATGTGCAACGACGCAGGCCCGGTTGCCTATGCGGTGATGCTGACGGTGATAGACGAGGCGCACCTCCTGAATATTAGCGTTACTCGGGGGGCACAGCGCAACGGCATTGGCGGGAAGTTGCTCGAACACCTGTTCTCCGTGGCACAGCAGACGGGAGCGACGCAATTCTTCCTTGAGGTGCGCCCGTCCAATACGCCTGCACTTGCTTTGTATGAGGGGCGCGGATTCGTCGCGGTCGGGCGGAGAAAGGGCTATTACCCGGCGCTCGACGGCGGGCGGGAGGAGGCGATCGTGATGAGGCGCGAACTGTGAGGCACGCGCGGCGCGATAGCGTGCTCCGCGAGATGGGCCTCGCTCCCGTGTGGCGATTGCGTGCAGGGCGCGCGGAGGAAAGTAGGGATCAGGGCGCGGACGGGGGGGCGACAGAACCCGTAGAGGCCTTGCCGGAGCCGGCGCCGGTCGCAACCGGTCCGGGTCGCGGCAGCGCGGCCTCGCCCCTGTCCGCGCCGCCCCAGACGGCGGCACTGTTGCCGGCACGTGAGGCGAATCGCGCGCGGGTGGCGCTTCCCCCCCGCGATCCGAAACCGCACCCGACGGCGGCTGCTGCTGTAGCACCATCCAGAGTGCGAAGGGCGGAGGTCGATCCTGCCCGGGCCGGCCGCATCGCGCGGATGGACTGGGACGAGCTGGAAGCCGATATGCGCGCCTGCGGGGCATGCCGCCTGTGCGAGAAGCGCAGGCAGGCGGTCCCCGGAGTGGGCGATCGCGGGGCTGAGTGGATGTTCGTCGGGGAGGGCCCCGGGTCCGAGGAGGATCAGCGCGGCGAGCCCTTCGTCGGTGTCGCGGGAAAGCTGCTCGATGCAATGCTGGCCGCAATCGGCCTCAAACGGGGCGAAAACGTCTATATCGCGAATGCGGTGAAATGCCGGCCGCCGCACAACCGCACGCCGCAGGCCGACGAGATCGCGACCTGCCACCCCTATCTGGCGCGCCAGATCGAGCTGGTGCGCCCGCGCATCCTCATCGCGCTTGGCCGCCCGGCGGCGCTTGCATTGCTGGATGCGGAGATCAGCATCGGCGCGTCGCGTGGCCGGGTGTTTCATCGTGGAGATACGCCCGTGGTCGTGACCTATCATCCCGCATACCTGCTGCGGAACCAGGCCGACAAGACCAAGGCGTGGGAGGATCTTTGCTTTGCGCGCCGCCTGATGCAGGAGCTTGCCGGGCAGGCGTGAGGCGAGCCGGGCGGGCCGCGAGGGCGGCCCGTGCCGGGGTCAGTGCCTGTGGTCTTCGAGCAGCGCGACCGAATCGACTTCGCGCTGGTTGAAGTTGTGGCGCCGCAGCACGAGGTACATCGTCCCGGCTACGAACAGTCCGAACATCACGATCACCGCGGTGATCGACAGCCCCGACATGATCAGCAGGGCGTACAGGCCGGTCATCATCAGGATGGACAGGTTCTCGTTGAAGTTCTGCACGGCGATCGAATGGCCCGCGCCCATGAGGATGTGGCCGCGATGCTGGAGCAGGGCGTTCATCGGCACCACGAAGAAGCCGGCCAGGCAGCCGACGACGACCATCAGGACCATCGCCAGCGTGGGCTGGGTGACGACGACCATGACCATCACCACCAGGCCCATGGCAATGCCCAGGGGGATGACCTGGACGGAGCGGCGCAGGCTGATCAGGCGTGCGGCCAGCACGGAGCCGAGCGCGATGCCGACGGCGACGACGCCCTGCATCATCGACGCCTTGGAAAGGTCGAAGCCGAGATTGTGCTCGGCCCATTTGATCACGATGAACTGCAGCGTGGCGCCAGCGCCCCAGAAGAGGGTGGTGACGGCGAGGGAGATCTGGCCGAGCTTGTCGCGCCACAGCAATTTCATGCAGTGCACGAAATCGTGGACGAGGTAGATCGGGTTGTTCTTGAGCGGCTTGTGGTCGACGCCGGTGTCGGGGATGCGCAGGTTGAACGCGGCTGCGGCAAGGTAGAGCAGTCCGACGATGGCGATGGTCGACTGCAGGGCGTTCCCGCTGACCATGGGCAGGCCGAGACTGGCGATCCAGTTCCCGACGTCGGGACGGATCAGCACGCCGCCGAGGACGGTGCCGAGGATGATGGCGCCGACGGTGAGGCCCTCGATCCAGCCGTTGGCGACGACCAGCAGGCGATGGGGCAGATATTCGGTGAGGATGCCGTACTTGGCTGGGGAGTAGGCAGCGGCGCCGAGCCCGATTACGGCGTAGGCGAAGAGCGGATGCGCGCCGAGGAGCAGCATGAGGCAGCCGCCGATCTTGATGGTGTTGCTGATGAACATCACCCGCCACTTGGGCATCGAGTCGGCAAAGGCGCCGACGAATGCGGCAAGCGCGACGTAGGAGACGGTGAAGAACAGCTTCAGCAGCGGTTCGTACGTTGCCGGGGCGGACATCTCGCGCAGCAGCGCGATGGCGATGATCAACAGCGCATTGTCGGCCAGCGCAGAGAAGAACTGCGCCGCCATGATGATGTAGAAGCCGAGCGGCATCGGGTGGGAGACGGCCGTCTGAAGGTGAAGCGCGGTTTATATCACGACATGTGTCAGTTTGTTGTGATTTGACTCATTGCCACGGTTCGCGCGGAGATGTCAGGTGAGTGTGAGACATTTCACGTCGCGCATGAGCTGTGCTTTAATGCAGTGCATAAACGAGACTTATGGAGTTGCCGTGGCTGATCGCAGACTTCAGGTATTCAGTGCCGTGGCCAAGTACGGTTCCTTCACCCGGGCCGCGGAACATCTTTTCATGACCCAACCGGCCGTGACCTTCCAGATCAAGCAGCCGGAGGAGCATTTCAACACGCGCCTGCTCGAGCGCGGGCACGGGCGAGTGAGCCTGACGCCGGCCGGGGAGGTGGTGCTCGCCTACGCGGACCGGATCCTGGATCTTTCGGACGAGCTGGAGTCGCGGGTGTCGGAACTGACCGACGAGCTCGGCGGCGCGCTCAACATCGGGACCAGCACGACGATTGCGGCGTACTGGCTGCCACAGCTGCTGGAAGGCTTCAAGCGCAAATATCCGCGCGTGGTGCCGCGCGTGGTGGTGGGCAATTCGCAGCTGACCGAGGACCGCGTCGCGTCGCGCGAGCTCGACCTCGGGCTGATCGAGATCGTTTCGGAACAGCCGGCGATCGAGCGCATGACGGCGACGCGCGACGAACTGTTCGTGATCTGTTCCCCGAAGGATGCGCTGGCGAAGCACAAGAGCCTCAGCGCCAAGGTGCTGAAGGACCATCCGCTGATCACCCGCGATCCGGGCAACGCCATCCGCGTACTGGCCGAGGATTTCTTTGCCGCCGCGGGCATCGGCATCGACGAGCTGACGATCTGCGCTGAGCTGGGAAGCCTCGCGACCGTGAAGCATCTCGCAGCCGAGGGGATGGGGTTCGCGATCGCGTCGCGCGCGGCGATCCAGCGCGACCTCCGCGACGGGCGCCTGGTCGGGATTCCGCTGGAGCCGCGTCAATACACGCCGCTGGAGGTGATCGTGCCGCGCGACAAGTTCCGTTCCCGTCTGATCACGACCTTCGCGGAGTATGCGGTGGCCGAGTTCAAGCGCATGGCGGTCGAT
This genomic interval carries:
- a CDS encoding LysR family transcriptional regulator, which codes for MADRRLQVFSAVAKYGSFTRAAEHLFMTQPAVTFQIKQPEEHFNTRLLERGHGRVSLTPAGEVVLAYADRILDLSDELESRVSELTDELGGALNIGTSTTIAAYWLPQLLEGFKRKYPRVVPRVVVGNSQLTEDRVASRELDLGLIEIVSEQPAIERMTATRDELFVICSPKDALAKHKSLSAKVLKDHPLITRDPGNAIRVLAEDFFAAAGIGIDELTICAELGSLATVKHLAAEGMGFAIASRAAIQRDLRDGRLVGIPLEPRQYTPLEVIVPRDKFRSRLITTFAEYAVAEFKRMAVDDVGA